GCAGCGGCAAACCACCGATAACCTGCGAAGACGGCCTCACCATTGCAAAGATAATCGAAGCCTTTTACAGATCAGCAAAAGAAAAAAAATTGATCGAGATAAAATAAAAAACCTGTATGACGCGAAAATCATTCATCCTCATCGTCATATCCGCTGCCCTGACCTCCCTCTCTTTTCATCCACTCAATCTCTACTTCCTGCTCTGGTTCAGTCTTGTCCCCCTCTTATGGGCGATTGAAGAGATGGACCCATCTTCTGTCTTCAAGTCCGGCGTACTATTCGGAACCGTCTTTTCCCTCCTGTCATTATTCTGGATCGTCTTCCTCCAGATCGAAACGACGATAAAATTGATTATGCTCTTCGGCCTGCTCCTCCTGTTTCTCTATTACGGTCTTTATTACGGAACCGGACTGCTCATTGCAAAAAGAATCGGTATATGGTTCCTTCCATTTATTCTCACCGGTCTGGAATTCATCCGCAGCATCGGCGAACTGGGATTTCCCTGGCTGGTGTTCGGATATTCTCAGGCGCGTTATCCCGTAATCATCCAGCAGGCCTCGATATTCGGGGTATACGGCGTATCTTTCTGGTTGATCCTGGTGAATGTCGCCCTGTTCAAATTGACCGAATTAAAACGAATCAAAAATCTCGTCATCCTGCTTCTTGTTTTTTCCATTCCCTTAATATACGGCGCACTGAGAATAAAAGAACCCGTAGGTAAAACCATGCTGGTCGGAGTAATCCAACCCGATATCGATCCCAATCTGAAATTCACGAAGGCGATGCGTGATGAAACCTTTGAACGCCTCATCTCTCTATCCGAAACCGCGAATCAATACAGTAAAAAAAAATTCGGTGAGAACCTTGATTTGATTATCTGGCCCGAGACGGCTGTACCGGTATTCATAACCTTTCCCGGCAAATATCAAAATCTTATCTTCAGTTTTGTAGACAGAACAAAAACACCCCTCCTGACCGGAACACCGATATATGAATCAAAAGAACACAGTATATACAACGGTGCGATTCTCATTGAGCCGGACAAGGGAATCACACAGCAGTACAGAAAGATGCACCTTGTCCCGTTCGGAGAACATATCCCTTTTGACCAACAACTCACCTTTTTGAAAAAGATCGACGTCGGCGGGGGAAAATATACACCCGGTACTCTTTATACCGTCTTTGAACTTGATAAGACGAAATTTTCCTGCCTTATCTGTTTTGAATCGATCTTTCCCGAACTCTCCAGAAGGTTTGTCAAAGACGGCGCCGAACTGCTGGTGAACATCACCAATGACGGCTGGTTCGGCAGGATCTCCGGACCGCAACAGCATAATGACATGGCGATCCTGAGAACCGTTGAGAACGGCAAACCCCTCGCCCGCAGCAGTAATACCGGCATATCGATGATCGTAAACAAGTACGGAATGGTCCTGCAACAAACCCCTCTTTTCACCCGGGCCGTTCTCGTGGAAAAAATCGTCTTTGACAAAGAAAGGACAGTGTACAATATCCTCGGCGACATCCTGCCCGCGGTTTCACTCATTTTAACCACCGTGCTCCTCGGATTCTGGTTTTTCAACCGGATGCGCGGTTCTTAATCTTTCTCTCTACCTGTTCCGTTCCTTTCTCCTTGACTGTTGACATTATTTTTTCCTGCAATATAATTATATATGTCCGAAGGTAAATTGTACAAAAGTCTGGCGGCGATCACCGGTTCCCTGCTGGAACAGAGAGGACTCGACAGTGTTTTTGACGCGATAACAAAACATGCATGTTCATTTTTCAATGCCTCGGCGTCATCAATAATGCTCTTCGACGAAAACAACGAATACCTGACGATCGCCCGCTCATACAATTTATCTCCGGAATATTTGAAGGTCGTAAAAGTATACAAAGATCAGGAGGTCGCCGGAAAAGTATGTCAATCAAAAAAACCAAGGTTCATAAAAGATGTAATCAAGCTGTTTAAAGACATCGGTGATGATTTCACAGTAGAGTGGGCATCAAAAGAAGGACTGGCGTCCCTTGTCTGCGCTCCCCTGCTCCTTAAAGATGAACCGATCGGCTGCCTCAACATCTATTACCGGCAGATGCAGGAGACCTTCGAACAGGAGAACGCCCTGGATTTTTTCACCAGAATGGCAGCCCTGTCGATTGAATATTCAAAACTGATCCAGCAGACCGAGGAGAAAACGAAGATCCTCACCATACTTGAAGAAGTGGGGCTCGTCCTTACTTCTTCTTTTGACATCAACGAAATAATGGTCGTATTCCTGCCCACAGCGGTATTGATCACAAAAACCGATGCCGGAAGTCTGCTTCTCATCGACGAAACCAAAAGGACGGCTGTCGATCTCTTCAAATACAAAAAAGGAACCGACATACCGAGAAGGTACAAACCGACCACCCATCTCGTCGATGGAATTTCCGCTGAAATAATGAGAACGAAGAAACCCGTAATCATTCCCGATTTACGAAGCTATGAGAGATCACACAACATGGAAAACAATGAAAAAGAACGGGCGGCGACCGCCGGGATACCCCTTATCGCAAGAGGTAAGATGATCGGAATTCTATATGTTGATTCTTTTAAACCGAGAAATTTCACCAAGAGCGAGATCGATTACCTCACGATTTTGTGCAGCCAGGCGGCGATCGCCCTCGACAATACCCGGTTGTATAAAAAGATAAGCCGTGAGGCGAAGGAGATGTCTCTCTTATACGAAATAAGTCAGACTTTCATCTCAACATTAAATTTTGACCAACTGTTGAAAAATATCCTGCAGCGCTTGAAAGAAACATTCGGCTACCTGAATCTTGCAATCATGCTGGTGGATGAAGAGAAACAGGAGTTGTATCCGCGGTCGTATATCAATTATCCGGAACATATAAAATCACTCCGTTTCCGGATAGGAAAAGACGGAATAACCGGCCATGTCGCTGCCACAAAAAAGATCTATTACGCTCCTGATGTCAGTAAAGATCCCTTTTATAGGGCCGGCGTGGAAGAGGCGAAGAGTGAAGTATGTTTTCCGCTGATGCTCGGCGAGCAGCTCATCGGAGTGCTCGATGTAGAAAGCCCTGAAATCAACGGTTTCACAAAAGAAGACATAAATATGCTTGCCGGTTTAAGCGCCCAGATTGCGATTGCGCTCGACAACTCGCGACTCTATGAAGAAGCAAGAAAATTATCACAGACAGACCCTCTGACCAATCTTCCCAACAGAAGAAGTTTTGATATGTTCATCGATGCCGAGATCCGTAGGTCGGTGCGGTACCACCGTCCTTTCTCGATATTGATGATTGACTACGATGATTTTAAATATTATAATGACACATTCGGCCATCCGGCCGGAGATAAAATTTTAAAGAAATTCAGTCAACTGATGAAGGAAATAATACGGGATGTCGACTTCCTCGGCAGGTACGGCGGAGACGAATTCATCGCAGTCCTGCCGGAAACCGACAGTACCTTTGCTCTGGAAGTCGCCGAACGTATGCGTAGAAAAATCGAGATGCAGAATATCGAACCCCGGGTGACATTGAGCATCGGAATCGCGACATTTCCTTCAGACAGTAATGAAAAAGATACTTTAATAAAACTCGCAGACCAGGCATGTTATGAAGCAAAACAATTAGGAGGCAACTGCGTCAATTTTGCCTCAAAGAGAAAGGAGTGAAAAATGTTGTCTATCTTAATTCTGTTCATAACGATGAACAGCCGAATCATTCAAAATGTGCAATTTGAATTGGACGACTTCACGGCAGAACAGAGAGGACAATACACTAAATTAAGGATGGTTGGTTGTGAACTGACTGATGAAATCGGTGCACCTGAGCTGCCGGTGAAATCTATAAAACTCGCCCTTCCCCATGGTGCGGAAATCACCGACATCAAAATTCTGTCAACCGATTTTCAGAGATTGCCGCAGAAGTCTCCGGTCTCGTATGTACATAAACCGGTGATTCTTTCTCAGAAGGAACTCAAGACATTTACTGAACCGAATACCACCATATACGAATCCGATAAGCCCTATCCGGAAAATATCATTGAATATAAAGGAACCGGGGTCTACGACAACCAACAAATCTGTGAACTGCTGATCCATCCTGTCCAGTATCTGCCTTCCTCACAAGAATTGATTTTCTATAACCGCATAGAATTCGCTGTCGACTACAAAGGCGGTGTAAAAAGACCGGCAGGCGGCGGATATATCACAAAGATCGTTCTCAACCCCGAGGATGTCATAAAAACCGACAACGGTTCTTACCGGGAATATCTTGAATATCTCATCATCTCAAATCCACCCCTTGACACCGTATTTCAACG
This genomic window from candidate division WOR-3 bacterium contains:
- a CDS encoding GGDEF domain-containing protein — protein: MSEGKLYKSLAAITGSLLEQRGLDSVFDAITKHACSFFNASASSIMLFDENNEYLTIARSYNLSPEYLKVVKVYKDQEVAGKVCQSKKPRFIKDVIKLFKDIGDDFTVEWASKEGLASLVCAPLLLKDEPIGCLNIYYRQMQETFEQENALDFFTRMAALSIEYSKLIQQTEEKTKILTILEEVGLVLTSSFDINEIMVVFLPTAVLITKTDAGSLLLIDETKRTAVDLFKYKKGTDIPRRYKPTTHLVDGISAEIMRTKKPVIIPDLRSYERSHNMENNEKERAATAGIPLIARGKMIGILYVDSFKPRNFTKSEIDYLTILCSQAAIALDNTRLYKKISREAKEMSLLYEISQTFISTLNFDQLLKNILQRLKETFGYLNLAIMLVDEEKQELYPRSYINYPEHIKSLRFRIGKDGITGHVAATKKIYYAPDVSKDPFYRAGVEEAKSEVCFPLMLGEQLIGVLDVESPEINGFTKEDINMLAGLSAQIAIALDNSRLYEEARKLSQTDPLTNLPNRRSFDMFIDAEIRRSVRYHRPFSILMIDYDDFKYYNDTFGHPAGDKILKKFSQLMKEIIRDVDFLGRYGGDEFIAVLPETDSTFALEVAERMRRKIEMQNIEPRVTLSIGIATFPSDSNEKDTLIKLADQACYEAKQLGGNCVNFASKRKE
- the lnt gene encoding apolipoprotein N-acyltransferase; the protein is MTRKSFILIVISAALTSLSFHPLNLYFLLWFSLVPLLWAIEEMDPSSVFKSGVLFGTVFSLLSLFWIVFLQIETTIKLIMLFGLLLLFLYYGLYYGTGLLIAKRIGIWFLPFILTGLEFIRSIGELGFPWLVFGYSQARYPVIIQQASIFGVYGVSFWLILVNVALFKLTELKRIKNLVILLLVFSIPLIYGALRIKEPVGKTMLVGVIQPDIDPNLKFTKAMRDETFERLISLSETANQYSKKKFGENLDLIIWPETAVPVFITFPGKYQNLIFSFVDRTKTPLLTGTPIYESKEHSIYNGAILIEPDKGITQQYRKMHLVPFGEHIPFDQQLTFLKKIDVGGGKYTPGTLYTVFELDKTKFSCLICFESIFPELSRRFVKDGAELLVNITNDGWFGRISGPQQHNDMAILRTVENGKPLARSSNTGISMIVNKYGMVLQQTPLFTRAVLVEKIVFDKERTVYNILGDILPAVSLILTTVLLGFWFFNRMRGS